GCGTGCAGGTCATCGCCGTGCCAGGCCGTTGGTATTCGATCTGGCACCCTTGTTGCTATCTAGTCTTTGCCTGCCGCGATGCGTCAAAAAAACCGCGGCTGTTGGAGGAATAGATGAGTCAGGGTGTTCAATTCAATCGCTTGATGCTGGAAATGCGGGCCATGCAGACCGATGCAATGGCGCGCGCCAAGCCGGAGGTCAAGACCCAGGAGGTCGGCGCTCCGAGCTTTTCCGACATGCTTGGCCAGGCGGTGAATAAAGTGCACGAAACCCAGCAGGTTTCGAGCCAGCTGTCGTCTGCCTTCGAGATGGGGCAAGGCGGTGTCGACCTGACCGAAGTGATGATCGCCTCCCAGAAGGCCAGCGTTTCCTTTCAAGCCATGACCCAGGTGCGCAACAAACTGGTTCAGGCTTATCAAGACATCATGCAGATGCCGGTGTGAGGCGGATTGAATCATGGCTGAAGCGGTGAACGTTCCGGTGCC
This DNA window, taken from Pseudomonas sp. FeN3W, encodes the following:
- the fliE gene encoding flagellar hook-basal body complex protein FliE, whose protein sequence is MSQGVQFNRLMLEMRAMQTDAMARAKPEVKTQEVGAPSFSDMLGQAVNKVHETQQVSSQLSSAFEMGQGGVDLTEVMIASQKASVSFQAMTQVRNKLVQAYQDIMQMPV